In a genomic window of Sarcophilus harrisii chromosome 4, mSarHar1.11, whole genome shotgun sequence:
- the CHRM3 gene encoding muscarinic acetylcholine receptor M3, with protein MTLHSNNTTSSSFVNISTSWTQGSSGPGLPPHYGSYNVSQASEAFSNNATNNDPLGGHTVWQVVLIALLTGILALVTIIGNILVIVAFKVNKQLKTVNNYFLLSLACADLIIGVISMNLFTTYIIMNRWALGNLACDLWLSIDYVASNASVMNLLVISFDRYFSITRPLTYRAKRTTKRAGMMIGLAWIISFILWAPAILFWQYFVGERTVPPGECFIQFLTEPTITFGTAIAAFYMPVTIMTILYWRIYKETEKRTKELAGLQASGSEAEAAHFVNPTGSSRSCSSYELQQQTLKRSSRRKYGRCHFWFTTKSWKPSAEQMDQEHSSSDSWNNNDAAASLENSASSDEEDIGSETRAIYSIVLKLPGHSTILNSTKLPSSEDLQGSEEELQKADLEKKTNKLQAQKSMEDGGSFRKSFAKLPIQLESTVEAAKTPEAISSVAKTTAALPLSFKEATLAKRFALKTRSQITKRKRMSLIKEKKAAQTLSAILLAFIITWTPYNIMVLVNTFCKSCIPKTYWNLGYWLCYINSTVNPMCYALCNKTFRTTFKMLLLCQCDKRKRRKQQYQQRQSVIFHKRVPQEAS; from the coding sequence ATGACCCTGCACAGTAACAATACAACCTCTTCCTCATTTGTTAACATCAGCACTTCCTGGACCCAAGGCAGCTCAGGCCCAGGTCTTCCCCCTCACTATGGCAGCTACAATGTCTCTCAAGCATCTGAGGCTTTTTCCAACAATGCTACAAACAACGATCCCCTTGGTGGTCACACCGTCTGGCAAGTGGTCCTCATTGCCTTGCTGACTGGTATCCTAGCTCTGGTGACCATCATTGGCAACATCCTGGTGATTGTGGCGTTTAAAGTTAACAAGCAGCTAAAGACGGTCAACAACTACTTTCTCCTGAGCCTGGCTTGTGCTGATCTGATCATTGGCGTTATTTCAATGAACCTTTTTACCACATACATCATCATGAACCGATGGGCCTTGGGAAACTTAGCTTGTGACCTCTGGCTCTCTATTGACTATGTGGCCAGCAACGCTTCAGTCATGAACCTTCTGGTCATCAGCTTTGACCGGTACTTTTCCATTACCAGGCCACTCACATACCGAGCTAAGAGAACAACCAAAAGGGCCGGTATGATGATCGGCCTTGCTTGGATCATCTCCTTCATCCTTTGGGCTCCTGCCATATTGTTCTGGCAGTACTTTGTTGGAGAAAGAACTGTCCCCCCAGGGGAGTGTTTCATTCAGTTCCTCACTGAACCCACCATTACCTTTGGCACTGCCATAGCTGCCTTTTATATGCCTGTGACTATTATGACTATTTTATACTGGAGGAtctacaaggagactgagaaacgTACCAAAGAGCTTGCCGGACTGCAGGCCTCAGGAAGTGAGGCAGAAGCTGCCCATTTTGTTAATCCAACGGGCAGCTCTAGGAGCTGCAGTAGTTATGAGCTACAACAGCAAACCCTAAAACGCTCGAGCAGGCGGAAGTATGGCCGCTGTCATTTCTGGTTCACAACAAAGAGCTGGAAACCCAGCGCTGAGCAGATGGATCAAGAACATAGTAGCAGTGACAGCTGGAACAACAATGATGCTGCTGCTTCTCTTGAAAATTCTGCCTCTTCTGATGAGGAAGACATTGGCTCAGAGACAAGAGCCATTTACTCCATTGTGCTGAAGCTCCCAGGTCATAGCACTATCCTGAACTCAACCAAATTGCCCTCATCAGAGGACCTGCAAGGATCAGAGGAGGAGCTCCAAAAAGCTGACTTGGAGAAGAAAACTAACAAGCTACAAGCCCAGAAAAGCATGGAGGATGGAGGCAGCTTTCGGAAGAGCTTTGCCAAGCTTCCCATTCAATTAGAGTCAACTGTGGAGGCTGCCAAGACACCTGAGGCCATTTCTTCTGTTGCTAAGACAACAGCAGCTCTGCCTCTTTCCTTCAAAGAGGCTACACTGGCCAAAAGATTTGCCCTTAAAACGAGAAGTCAGATCACAAAACGGAAAAGGATGTCCCTcatcaaggagaaaaaagcagCACAGACCCTCAGTGCAATTTTACTTGCCTTTATCATCACCTGGACTCCGTATAACATCATGGTCCTGGTGAACACCTTTTGCAAGAGCTGCATCCCTAAAACCTATTGGAACCTGGGGTACTGGCTTTGTTATATCAACAGCACGGTGAATCCCATGTGCTATGCACTATGTAACAAAACATTCAGAACCACATTCAAGATGTTGCTGCTTTGTCAGTGTGATAAAAGAAAGAGGCGCAAACAGCAGTATCAACAAAGGCAATCAGTTATTTTTCACAAGAGGGTCCCACAGGAGGCTTCATAA